In Oncorhynchus keta strain PuntledgeMale-10-30-2019 chromosome 19, Oket_V2, whole genome shotgun sequence, a single genomic region encodes these proteins:
- the LOC118398158 gene encoding zinc fingers and homeoboxes protein 2-like: MSRRRKSSTPCMIRVSDMMEQDDSEEMEVSTDIVTKNGSSKSVENQDQTLQDTIEAKVVAEADPMPRRRQHGGYECKYCTFSTQNLNDFKEHVDSSHPNVILNPLYLCAVCNFSTKKFDSLTDHNETQHPGETNFKFKRIKVNNQTLLEQTIEGKTNSVVCDTADGQGGNGFVTFPPRKPTTVKNGKPKKNIHSLYQGNDLENPLENLIPKDQITAVNINGTMIIPDPTIIQGLSYVMPLLQRPPNFSSVPTIAVPLNSSQYNTSLDNNTTLMTSFNKFPYPTHAELSWLTAASKHPEEQIKVWFTTQRLKQGITWSPEEVEESRKKMFNGSIPPMHQTFTVLPTPISQPAKATQPLIQTSFGQSSLVLTSIANGSTMTCAPVAVTVASYVQPLKRPLTTPSFAPDLKRPMAAPAEDPKEKILMAPPPVPRKEKHHMAPPPVPPELKRSLIVPIIASEMKRSSAAPLMASKGKLSMAPPHVNPKNKLPMAPSPVFPEMKRPIVSPIVAPQFKSCMLPPPSLVPKYKLPITHSLLALDLKLPISPPLIAPQVRRPTIIKSARTSLKGPFQLPSFSPDSKKTKVQITELKAGYIRGRLSEDKVLTPLGEANGVSRGDAKWVHDQGLHADNGILQLDNELASKPEQQKSVPTQFPLLERMKGKTSEQLKILEENFQRNSSPTYNDVDNLVNASRLSREEIDSWFLERRALRDNLEQALLNSMGSKRLYIDKRQQQHGPLNGVCKQGGHPRNSPLAIIAPTTTCSVPLDSKSLGLLKDVFAQTQWPSPEQYNQLEDQTDLARTEIVHWFKDSRSALKSGTLEWMELFHKLNSSGKNGEGALLSTENAFSIIKRYQEVKAPKVEDIGRLAEHASLGSQEIKEWFAGKFKQNTSDDSQNGGQNGGFREEFGSWMDETKGMDGLMSAKELVSDKDRVMEDASGRVTG; encoded by the coding sequence ATGTCCAGACGCAGGAAATCCTCCACCCCCTGCATGATCCGGGTAAGTGACATGATGGAGCAGGATGACTCGGAAGAAATGGAAGTGTCTACTGACATTGTGACCAAAAATGGGTCTTCAAAGTCTGTTGAAAATCAAGACCAGACATTACAAGACACTATAGAAGCAAAAGTTGTGGCAGAGGCTGATCCTATGCCCCGGCGGAGGCAGCATGGAGGTTATGAGTGCAAATACTGTACCTTCTCCACCCAGAACCTGAATGACTTTAAAGAGCACgtagactccagtcaccctaatGTTATACTTAACCCCCTCTACCTGTGTGCCGTGTGCAACTTCAGCACCAAAAAGTTTGACTCTTTAACAGACCACAATGAGACCCAACACCCTGGAGAGACCAACTTCAAGTTCAAGAGGATAAAAGTGAATAACCAGACACTCTTGGAGCAGACAATCGAAGGCAAGACCAATTCAGTTGTCTGCGATACTGCAGACGGACAAGGTGGTAACGGCTTTGTCACTTTTCCACCGAGAAAACCAACTACGGTGAAGAACGGCAAGCCAAAAAAGAACATACATTCCCTGTACCAAGGGAATGACTTGGAGAACCCGTTGGAAAACCTTATCCCAAAAGATCAAATCACAGCTGTGAACATAAACGGCACGATGATCATTCCTGACCCAACGATCATTCAAGGGCTCTCATATGTAATGCCATTGCTCCAACGACCACCCAACTTCAGTTCTGTACCAACAATTGCTGTTCCTCTGAACTCCAGCCAATATAATACTTCATTGGACAATAATACAACCCTAATGACATCGTTTAACAAATTCCCTTACCCAACCCATGCTGAGCTGTCCTGGCTCACTGCTGCGTCCAAGCACCCAGAAGAGCAAATAAAGGTGTGGTTCACTACCCAACGGCTAAAGCAAGGCATCACCTGGTCACCAGAGGAAGTTGAGGAATCCAGGAAGAAAATGTTCAATGGCTCCATCCCACCCATGCATCAGACTTTCACCGTTCTGCCTACCCCAATCTCTCAGCCTGCCAAAGCCACCCAGCCCCTTATTCAGACTAGCTTTGGGCAGTCTAGTCTAGTACTGACAAGTATTGCTAATGGATCAACCATGACCTGTGCTCCTGTTGCAGTGACTGTAGCCAGTTATGTGCAACCTCTCAAGCGACCCCTGACAACTCCTTCATTCGCCCCAGATTTAAAGCGTCCTATGGCGGCCCCTGCAGAAGACCCAAAAGAGAAGATACTAATGGCCCCTCCTCCAGTTCCCCGAAAAGAGAAACATCACATGGCCCCACCCCCAGTCCCACCTGAACTGAAGAGATCTTTAATAGTTCCTATTATTGCCTCTGAGATGAAGAGGTCCTCGGCTGCACCTCTCATGGCATCTAAAGGAAAACTGTCCATGGCACCTCCACATGTGAACCCCAAAAACAAGCTGCCAATGGCACCTTCTCCAGTCTTCCCCGAGATGAAGAGACCTATTGTGTCCCCTATTGTCGCCCCTCAATTCAAGAGTTGCATGCTGCCTCCTCCTTCATTAGTCCCTAAATACAAGCTTCCAATCACCCACTCTCTATTGGCTTTAGACTTAAAGTTACCAATCTCACCCCCTCTCATTGCCCCTCAAGTGAGGAGGCCAACCATAATCAAGTCAGCACGGACTTCCCTCAAGGGCCCGTTCCAGCTCCCTAGCTTTTCCCCAGACAGCAAGAAAACAAAAGTGCAAATAACAGAGCTGAAAGCCGGATATATCAGAGGACGTCTCTCGGAGGACAAAGTGCTCACCCCTCTTGGGGAAGCCAATGGTGTCTCTCGAGGGGATGCAAAGTGGGTTCATGACCAAGGGCTTCATGCAGACAATGGCATTCTACAGTTGGACAATGAGCTAGCATCGAAGCCAGAGCAGCAAAAATCAGTCCCCACTCAATTTCCACTCTTGGAGAGAATGAAAGGAAAGACCTCTGAGCAGCTGAAGATTCTAGAAGAGAACTTCCAGAGAAACAGCTCTCCAACATACAATGACGTTGACAATCTGGTAAATGCATCCCGACTGTCACGGGAGGAAATTGACAGCTGGTTTTTAGAGCGCAGGGCGCTGCGTGACAACCTTGAACAAGCCCTTCTAAACTCCATGGGCTcaaagagactgtacattgataAGCGGCAGCAACAACATGGACCTCTGAATGGTGTGTGTAAACAAGGTGGCCATCCAAGAAACTCTCCCCTTGCCATCATTGCCCCAACCACCACTTGTTCGGTGCCTCTAGACAGCAAATCCTTGGGGCTTCTCAAGGATGTTTTTGCACAAACTCAGTGGCCTTCTCCTGAACAATACAATCAGCTTGAGGACCAGACAGACCTGGCTCGCACAGAAATCGTCCACTGGTTCAAGGACAGCAGGTCAGCCCTGAAGAGTGGGACCTTGGAGTGGATGGAGCTTTTCCATAAACTGAACAGCAGTGGGAAAAATGGCGAGGGGGCGCTACTGAGCACAGAGAATGCTTTCAGCATAATCAAACGCTACCAGGAAGTAAAAGCACCCAAGGTGGAGGATATTGGGAGGCTAGCAGAGCATGCCAGTCTTGGCAGCCAAGAGATCAAAGAATGGTTTGCTGGAAAATTTAAACAAAACACATCTGATGACAGCCAGAATGGTGGCCAAAATGGAGGCTTTCGAGAGGAGTTCGGGAGCTGGATGGATGAAACCAAGGGGATGGATGGACTCATGAGTGCTAAGGAACTGGTCTCTGACAAAGACAGGGTGATGGAGGATGCTTCTGGAAGGGTGACTGGATAA